The genomic window TTTTTCTTGTTGTCTCTACGAATGCTCTGAATCGTGAAGTCGTACAAGATGATTTTAAATTTGATCAGTTCGGATGGAGTAAAACGAAAATTTTGACTGTTGTTGAAGAGTATATTCGGCCGCAGCTCCGTTTTCCAACTACGGGAGTTTTTTCAGATGAACGGGTGGTTTTGTACGAAGAGAAGATTAATTATAATTGTTATAAGGTAACTGGGGTGGTTGAGTCATTGAATAGTTTCGGTATTAAAATCAAACAATCGTTCCAATTGCTAATTTTTTGTTATGCGTATGATGACTATGAAATTCGTGATTTTTCACTTGCATAACTTAATTTTAGATTGTTGATCACCTGTTTTTCTTTAGCATATTTTTAATAAAGGGGTTGTTGTATCTCTTGTTGAATGATAATTAGTCGACCGAAAAAACTTGATGATTGTCTTCAGATACTTGGTTCTGATCCTGTTTTTCTTATCGGCTGTAGTGACTGTGCAACAATATGTCATACAGGCGGTGAATCTGAGATTCTTGAAATGAAAAAATTATTAGAAGCTAGAAATCTGCATGTCACAGGATTGGTTATTCTTGATCCTGCGTGTCATCTTCAGAATAATAAACGTTTATTGAAATCTTTTGAACAACAAGTTGCTCGCGCAAAAAAAATTTTCGTTCTTGCTTGTGGTAATGGCGTTCAGACAGTTGCCGAATTATTTGAAGATAAAGATATTGTTGCTGGTTCTGATTCGTTGTTTATCGGTGAGATAAAACGATTAACTGAGTTTGAAAAAAGATGTATGGCTTGTGGTGATTGTCTTGTTGATAGCTATGGGGGTCTGTGTCCGATTTCTCGATGTGCAAAATCAATGTTGAACGGTCCGTGCGGAGGTTCGCGAGGCGGTCGTTGTGAGATTAATCCTGATATCGCCTGTGTTTGGGAACAGATCTACCGTTTTCTGATGAAAAAAGGGAGAATGGATATATTTCATCGTATTCAACCACCGAAAGATTGGTCAAAATCTCTTGAAATGCAGAGGAGTATTCATTGTGGCAATACGAAGTAATCTTGAGAAGATCTTGCGCGATGGCGTATTTGCAATAACCGCCGAAATTGGTCCTCCGAAAGGCATGGATCCAAATAGTATTTTGAAAAAAGTTGATTTGGTGAAAGGATCTGCTGATGCATTTAATATTACCGATAATCAGACCGGAGTTGTTCGTTTATCAAGCCTTGCCGGGTGCGTTTTATTGCTGTCTCGAGGTGTTGAACCGGTGATGCAGCTCACCTGTCGGGATAGGAATCGTATTGCGCTTCAGAGTGATATTCTTGGTGCTGCTGCACTTGGTGTGAAAAACGTTTTATGTTTGACTGGTGATCATCAGAAATTTGGTAATCATCCGCAGGCGAAAGGTGTTTTTGATCTTGATTCTGTGCAGTTGATTGAGATTGTTCATAGGATGTGTTCTGAGGGTATTTTTCAGAATGGTGAGCCAATCATTGCTGGGAAACCTGATTTGTTTATTGGTGGTGCTGCAAACCCGTTTTCTGATCCTTTTGAGCTCAGTATCAGTCATGTGGAAAAGAAGATTATTGCAGGTGTTGACTTCATTCAAACACAGAGTGTGTATAATCTCGATGGTTTTTATCGGTGGATGGATGAGGTTCGTTCTCGAGGTTTTGACAAGAAGGTATTTATTTTGGCTGGAGTGACGCCGTTGAAATCCGTAAAAATGACTGAACGTATGAAGTTTCATGTTCCTGGTGTTGATGTTCCTGATGAAGTGTATATACGGATGCAGCGTGCCGCTGATCCAAAACAGGAAGGTTTTTTAATTGCTCGTGAGACTCTTGAGCAGTTACGAAAGATACCGGGTGTCCATGGAGTACATATTACTGCGTTGTTTTGGGAGGAAGCCATTCCTCAGTTAGTTCGAGAAACGGGTTTTTTTCCAAGAATTTTGTAGGATCGATTAAGAAAACGTATTTTCTGTATTTTTTGTGTTTGTTATTTTGACGTTTTGTCATTCTTCCAGGTTATTTTTTTATAGTATTACTGGAGAAAGTAACATGTTAACAATAGTCACTATTTGGAGAAGAAGTGCAGCATATGAAGATCGACCCACGGTTGTTTATCATTGGGATGGCGCTTGTTATTTCAACGATGGTTGCTGCAACTCAATTTGCTCTCATAGATTTAGAATATCAGTATCAGATCATTCATCCGGTGATTCCTGACTATGGAATTCACTATATGGGATCTGACAATGCTTCTGATGGTATTCGTGTTCTTCGAGTTACCAATACGAGTGGGGTGCGTGTATTGAAAGTCGTTTTGGGGGCTTGGGGAGGGACGTATCAAGTTGCGTATACTGCTGCTGTTGGTATTGTCAACGAGGACAATCATTCGGTTGCTATAACCCATGTTGAGGTCCGATCACTGATTGAAAATCAACCGACCTATCTGAAAATATGGCTTCACGGGAATCGAACCTCGTATGCCGATAATACGACACATTCTTCAAGCATTCTTCTTTATGACAACGGAACTTGTTATACCAATCAAAACACGATTGCATGGGTTCTTGCACGAGGGGACAATAATGCAAGCACCATCTGTAGCAACTACACAACTCCCGCAGTCTCTACAATTCCCCTCCTCAAAGACGAACGTGCTGGTGTGCAGTATTCGTACTGTAACATCCAGGCAGTGAGTGGTTATTCTGATTTTGTTTGGGTGCAGATTGAGCTCGATGTTCCATATCAACCTGTAACCCATGAACAATTTTCTGGTTCAATCATCATTCATTACCAAAGTTTGACGTAATCCTATGTGTGTTGTTTTGCAGAACAATAGGTTTTTTATAATATGGATAACTATATATATTCGTTAAATTAAAATAATCCAGGTTTATACATGCTCTTTCTTTGCAGACGCTTGTATTAGTTCCGCAGTACAATTATCAAGGATATGTGCCTATGCTCGATGCTCTTGGAAAAATCATTGAAAAAAAACCATGGCTGGTTATTACGCTAACTATCATTATTACACTTGTTTTTGCAAGTTTTATTCCTTCATTAGAATTTAAAACCAATTTTAAGGATTTCGCTCCTGATAATGAATATGTCAGAGCAAACAACCGGATTTCGGAGTATTTTGGGATGAATAAACAGATACTATTTCTCATCGTGGAAAAACAACAAACAGAAAGTATCCTCTCATCTCAGGCATTACGGGATCAATATGTACTCATGCAGAAACTCAAGTTATCTCCGTATATCAATTCAAGTATCGGTATTCCTTTTTTTATTGATACGATCTGCCAGATGGAATTTAATACGACATTGGAAAATTGTTCTGATAGCCAAATTCAGACAGCAGTTTTTGATCTCTTTCAAAAGTATTCAAATCGTGAGTATCAGCTTTTTGAATCTCATGAACAAAATGTAGATCATCAATCATTAGGTGGTTTACAAAAAACATGGAACGACGCAGTCAATATACAAAATTGTTATATTCAAGAGACGAATGAAACCTTCTCATTTAGCTTTCAGGTTCGTTCACTTGATGAGTTTCCGTCACCTGTGAAACCAGTGATTCCTCGGACCTATTTCATGGAATGGTTTCTGGGATTTGAAAATAGTTTGTTGCCCCCAGAATATGCAATGAAATATCAGATTACCGTTCGTATTGAACCAGCGCATCATTCTTGGCAGATCGGAGATGGATTTATTTCAAACCTTCGCCAATATCTTTTACTCAAACGAAGTCATACCTTGAAACAGTATACCTTTTCTCCGTATCTTTGGCTCACGCCACCAGGACAATCAATTGCTTTTCCCGTTCTGCTTCAGTCAGCTCGAATTCATCTTGAAAAAGCAAGCAACCGAATTGTTCTTACCGTGAATCGTTCAGAGTTGAGTAACTTTGGCATTCCTCCAACCTTTGGTTCATTTATTCTTCCAGCGAAATTAACCAATTTTTCAGCAGGTGTTCGGTACTATCAAACACCAGTACTTCATCGACCAGGGACTCGTGTTGTACTTAATACGAGTGTTATTTTTAACCAGCTTGCATCGCTTTCTCAGAAACCCTTGAGGAGTGCGCTGCTTTCTCGTTTTCTTGAAAAAAATGGGATGAGTCTGGATGATCTAACACAAATGCTACAGTCGTCAGCTCCGGTATTTCCAAAAGCTGTGTCATTTAAAGATATACACAGGTTATGGACACCAGCATATCGCCTTCCTTCTGAAGGTGTATCCTCAACAGTTGTTCCTTTGATTCCACCATTTTTTGATGATCTTCGGGTTAATGCCCTCTCATTTATCTCAAAAGATTTTGCAGAAACCAAGAAGCCTCGTGCAAGTCTTATTATTGTATACCTGGATGCTCCCTCATCAGATTCAGAGACGATTGCTCAGATGAACTCTGAAATCCTTAGGTATCTTCGCACGCTTGATGATCAATTCAACTCGATATCGCTTCAAGCTACTGGTGAAGGATTGGTTTCAAGTGAGATTAATACGGTTGCTATGCAGTCAAATGGGATCATCGGTCCATCTATTTTTATTATCATTGTTTGTATCTTATTTTTAGCGTTTCGAAAACCATCGTACGTTGTTCTCCCGATTGTTGTCTTTGCATTCTCTTGTATCTGGCTTTTTGGGACAATGGCATTGCTTGGTATTTCGTTTAGTATCATTGCTGTTGCTTTGCTTCCTCTTAA from Candidatus Thermoplasmatota archaeon includes these protein-coding regions:
- a CDS encoding efflux RND transporter permease subunit, with translation MLDALGKIIEKKPWLVITLTIIITLVFASFIPSLEFKTNFKDFAPDNEYVRANNRISEYFGMNKQILFLIVEKQQTESILSSQALRDQYVLMQKLKLSPYINSSIGIPFFIDTICQMEFNTTLENCSDSQIQTAVFDLFQKYSNREYQLFESHEQNVDHQSLGGLQKTWNDAVNIQNCYIQETNETFSFSFQVRSLDEFPSPVKPVIPRTYFMEWFLGFENSLLPPEYAMKYQITVRIEPAHHSWQIGDGFISNLRQYLLLKRSHTLKQYTFSPYLWLTPPGQSIAFPVLLQSARIHLEKASNRIVLTVNRSELSNFGIPPTFGSFILPAKLTNFSAGVRYYQTPVLHRPGTRVVLNTSVIFNQLASLSQKPLRSALLSRFLEKNGMSLDDLTQMLQSSAPVFPKAVSFKDIHRLWTPAYRLPSEGVSSTVVPLIPPFFDDLRVNALSFISKDFAETKKPRASLIIVYLDAPSSDSETIAQMNSEILRYLRTLDDQFNSISLQATGEGLVSSEINTVAMQSNGIIGPSIFIIIVCILFLAFRKPSYVVLPIVVFAFSCIWLFGTMALLGISFSIIAVALLPLNIGLGVEYSVNILHNYRVELGRGRTPHEAIRLSIKEVGLAIVLAWFTTFVAFLSFLTATLPPIRDFGIFLALGITYTFVITMTFMTAVRFLLDRNKTISPKNHRTSIFSMKNSLGRLAKILLRYDKIVFLVTIVLCISMVTAVSQLKTGFSINQFVPKDTPALQRFEQISADFPFSSQDQEYVLLEGNIASVDVLKGLSVIHANMENDRFVARKSDGRAKTESIYTVVRQAVINNQSLISEFHIDEKTGIPRTNDDVYRLYTYLYSDVEYSSLVRPVLYQNNSTFSAAIIRVYTDLQSNTTDMTTDFEVLKSELYDDLVSIKDITISVTGNLLITLTIMKNMTESQILSTGVCFIFAALILSVLFRNPLLGLIAMIPVTMSIVWVLGTMYFLGYTLNIMTIMVTSLTIGVGIDYACYITERFKLIADKTGDVSRAVVETISHTGNAIFIAALSSMFGFGILMFAPIPPQQQFGLVTAITLVYAFLTSILVLPLVLARWAKWRKNRKGYIIHPGQPKGLDGIRDDVEYPGEQ
- a CDS encoding methylenetetrahydrofolate reductase C-terminal domain-containing protein, which encodes MIISRPKKLDDCLQILGSDPVFLIGCSDCATICHTGGESEILEMKKLLEARNLHVTGLVILDPACHLQNNKRLLKSFEQQVARAKKIFVLACGNGVQTVAELFEDKDIVAGSDSLFIGEIKRLTEFEKRCMACGDCLVDSYGGLCPISRCAKSMLNGPCGGSRGGRCEINPDIACVWEQIYRFLMKKGRMDIFHRIQPPKDWSKSLEMQRSIHCGNTK
- a CDS encoding methylenetetrahydrofolate reductase; this encodes MAIRSNLEKILRDGVFAITAEIGPPKGMDPNSILKKVDLVKGSADAFNITDNQTGVVRLSSLAGCVLLLSRGVEPVMQLTCRDRNRIALQSDILGAAALGVKNVLCLTGDHQKFGNHPQAKGVFDLDSVQLIEIVHRMCSEGIFQNGEPIIAGKPDLFIGGAANPFSDPFELSISHVEKKIIAGVDFIQTQSVYNLDGFYRWMDEVRSRGFDKKVFILAGVTPLKSVKMTERMKFHVPGVDVPDEVYIRMQRAADPKQEGFLIARETLEQLRKIPGVHGVHITALFWEEAIPQLVRETGFFPRIL